The following coding sequences lie in one Paracidovorax avenae genomic window:
- a CDS encoding LysR family transcriptional regulator — MELRHLRYFAVLADELHFGRAAARLNMSQPPLSVAIRQLEERVGAQLFERTPKEVRLTPAGRALKASARRVLAQAEEALSEARGVAAGLAGRLRIGFVGAMLYRGLPQALGVFQQRHPGVRVSLQELNSGEQIGELLHDRLDLGFVHTSRMPATLQQRLLVTEPFMCCLPAGHRLARRKVIDLRDLAGEPFVLFARAVSPDYHARILSICASAGFQPEIGHEVRHWLAVVSLVSQGLGVALVPQAMEHSRLPGAVFRPVGPAVAQSEAYAVWPAAPENPLVGDLMAILLAGGPAGSSGRREHAGSAP, encoded by the coding sequence GGCACCTGCGCTACTTCGCGGTACTCGCGGACGAACTGCACTTCGGGCGCGCCGCAGCCCGGTTGAACATGTCGCAGCCACCGCTCTCGGTGGCCATCCGGCAGCTGGAGGAGCGCGTCGGGGCGCAACTCTTCGAACGGACCCCCAAGGAGGTGCGCCTCACCCCTGCCGGCCGGGCCCTCAAGGCATCCGCGCGGCGGGTGCTGGCGCAAGCGGAGGAGGCGTTGTCCGAAGCGCGCGGCGTGGCTGCGGGGCTCGCAGGCCGGCTGCGCATCGGCTTCGTGGGCGCCATGCTGTACCGCGGACTGCCTCAGGCGCTGGGTGTTTTCCAGCAGCGCCATCCGGGCGTGCGTGTTTCGCTGCAGGAATTGAACTCCGGTGAACAGATCGGCGAACTGCTGCACGACCGGCTGGACCTGGGTTTCGTCCATACGAGCCGCATGCCGGCGACGCTGCAGCAGCGCCTGCTGGTGACCGAGCCCTTCATGTGCTGCCTGCCTGCGGGGCATCGACTGGCGCGCAGGAAGGTCATCGATCTGCGCGATCTCGCGGGCGAGCCCTTCGTCCTGTTCGCGCGCGCAGTCTCGCCCGACTACCATGCGCGCATCCTGTCGATCTGCGCGAGCGCGGGCTTCCAGCCGGAAATAGGGCACGAGGTGCGGCACTGGCTCGCGGTGGTCTCCCTGGTCTCGCAGGGCCTCGGCGTCGCCCTGGTGCCGCAGGCCATGGAGCATTCACGCCTGCCAGGAGCGGTGTTCCGGCCGGTGGGTCCTGCCGTGGCCCAGTCCGAGGCCTACGCCGTATGGCCCGCGGCACCGGAGAATCCGTTGGTCGGCGATCTGATGGCGATCCTCCTGGCCGGTGGGCCGGCAGGCTCCAGCGGGCGCCGGGAGCACGCTGGCAGTGCTCCATGA
- a CDS encoding class 1 fructose-bisphosphatase encodes MAQRISLTRYLVEQQRVDGLIPSQLRLLLEVVARACKHISHAVNKGALGGVLGSASSENVQGEIQKKLDIIANEVLIEANEWGGHLAAMASEEMDSIYVVPNRYPQGEYLLLFDPLDGSSNIDVNVSIGTIFSVLKKPEGHPGVTTEDFLQAGSAQVAAGYCIYGPQTTLVLTVGDGVAMFTLDREQGSFVLVEENVKIPADTKEFAINMSNMRHWDAPVKRYIDECLAGTEGPREKDFNMRWIASMVADVHRILTRGGIFLYPWDKREPNKPGKLRLMYEANPMSWLIEQAGGAATNGKERILDIQPKQLHERVSVILGSKNEVERVTRYHSGI; translated from the coding sequence ATGGCACAACGCATCAGCCTCACCCGCTACCTCGTCGAGCAGCAGCGCGTCGATGGCCTCATCCCCTCGCAGCTGCGCCTGCTGCTGGAGGTGGTGGCCCGCGCCTGCAAGCACATCAGCCACGCCGTGAACAAGGGCGCCCTCGGCGGCGTGCTGGGCTCGGCCTCCAGCGAGAACGTGCAGGGCGAGATCCAGAAGAAGCTGGACATCATCGCCAACGAAGTGCTCATCGAGGCCAACGAATGGGGCGGCCACCTGGCCGCCATGGCGTCGGAAGAGATGGACAGCATCTACGTGGTGCCCAACCGCTACCCCCAGGGCGAGTACCTGCTGCTCTTCGATCCCCTCGACGGCTCCTCCAACATCGACGTGAACGTGAGCATCGGCACCATCTTCAGCGTGCTGAAGAAGCCCGAGGGCCACCCCGGCGTGACCACCGAGGACTTCCTGCAGGCCGGCTCCGCCCAGGTGGCCGCCGGCTACTGCATCTACGGCCCGCAGACCACGCTGGTGCTCACGGTAGGCGACGGCGTGGCGATGTTCACGCTCGACCGCGAGCAAGGCTCGTTCGTGCTGGTGGAAGAGAACGTGAAGATTCCCGCCGATACCAAGGAATTCGCGATCAACATGAGCAACATGCGCCACTGGGATGCCCCGGTGAAGCGCTACATCGACGAATGCCTGGCCGGCACGGAAGGCCCGCGCGAGAAGGACTTCAACATGCGCTGGATCGCCAGCATGGTGGCGGACGTGCACCGCATCCTCACGCGCGGCGGCATCTTCCTCTACCCCTGGGACAAGCGCGAGCCGAACAAGCCGGGCAAGCTGCGCCTGATGTACGAGGCCAACCCGATGTCCTGGCTGATCGAGCAGGCCGGCGGCGCGGCGACCAACGGCAAGGAACGCATCCTGGACATCCAGCCGAAGCAGTTGCACGAACGCGTCAGCGTGATCCTCGGATCAAAAAATGAAGTGGAACGCGTGACACGCTACCATTCCGGTATATAA
- the pepN gene encoding aminopeptidase N, with translation MREGQAATAIHRADYTAPAFWIDSVDLTFDLDPAKTRVLSRLRVRRNADVPPGPLRLDGEDLNLARVLVNGAGTSFKLEGAQLVLENLPEGHEPFDLEIFTTCAPVKNTQLSGLYVSQGTFFTQCEAEGFRRITYFLDRPDVMASYTVTLRADRAEYPVLLSNGNLVDQGALDDGRHFAKWVDPHKKPCYLFALVAGKLVAREQRIRARSGNDHLLQIFVRPGDLEKTEHAMNSLMASIAWDEARFGLPLDLERFMIVATSDFNMGAMENKGLNIFNTKYVLASQSTATDADFANIESVVGHEYFHNWTGNRVTCRDWFQLSLKEGLTVFRDQEFSQDLSGSPSARAVKRIEDVRVLRTVQFPEDAGPMAHPVRPDSYVEINNFYTVTIYEKGAEVVRMMHTLVGRDGFAAGMKLYFERHDGQAVTCDDFAQAIADANPGSELARLLPQFKRWYAQAGTPRVRARGAYDAGARTYTLTLEQGIAPTPGQPVKEPMVIPVALGLLGADGAALPLQLEGEAGAGAPDRTVVLTEPAHTYTFVNVPSEPVPSLLRGFSAPVLLDIEATDAQLLALLAHDTDPFNRWEAGQRLALRIAIQAIGDTSPDVPADGALQRELLPASFVAAMRDVLRHPALDAAFKELVLALPSEGYIAEQLDVVDPQRVHAVREAMRQQLAVALQPDWEWTWEQHHDTGGYRPDATSSGRRALAGMALSMLCLAARRTGDTVWPGRAYQRFKDAGNMTDRFNALAALVASGQPLAAQALARFHAMFKDEALVLDKWFALQAGAPDRGGDVLPAVKELMKHPDFSLKNPNRARSLIFSYCSANPGAFHRQDAAGYAFWADRVIELDTLNPQVAARLARALDRWSKLAEPYRTAARDAIARVAAKPDLSNDVREVVGRALAD, from the coding sequence ATGAGAGAAGGACAGGCCGCCACGGCCATCCACCGTGCCGACTACACCGCCCCCGCGTTCTGGATCGACAGCGTGGACCTCACGTTCGACCTGGACCCCGCCAAGACCCGGGTGCTCAGCCGCCTGCGCGTGCGCCGCAACGCCGACGTTCCGCCGGGCCCCCTGCGCCTGGACGGCGAGGATCTGAACCTCGCACGGGTGCTGGTCAACGGGGCGGGCACGTCCTTCAAGCTCGAAGGCGCCCAGCTCGTGCTGGAGAACCTGCCCGAGGGCCACGAGCCGTTCGACCTGGAGATCTTCACCACCTGCGCGCCCGTGAAGAACACCCAGCTCTCGGGCCTCTACGTGAGCCAGGGCACGTTCTTCACGCAGTGCGAGGCCGAGGGTTTCCGCCGCATCACCTACTTCCTCGACCGTCCGGACGTGATGGCGAGCTACACCGTCACGCTGCGCGCCGACAGGGCCGAATATCCGGTGCTGCTGTCCAACGGCAACCTGGTGGACCAGGGCGCGCTGGACGACGGCCGGCACTTCGCCAAGTGGGTCGATCCGCACAAGAAGCCCTGCTACCTGTTCGCGCTGGTCGCGGGCAAGCTGGTGGCGCGCGAGCAGCGCATCCGCGCACGCTCCGGCAACGACCACCTGCTGCAGATCTTCGTGCGCCCGGGCGACCTGGAAAAGACCGAGCACGCGATGAATTCGCTCATGGCCAGCATCGCCTGGGACGAGGCGCGCTTCGGCCTGCCGCTCGACCTCGAACGCTTCATGATCGTCGCCACCAGCGACTTCAACATGGGCGCGATGGAGAACAAGGGCCTGAACATCTTCAACACGAAGTACGTGCTGGCGAGCCAGTCCACGGCCACCGATGCCGATTTCGCGAACATCGAATCGGTGGTGGGCCACGAGTATTTCCACAACTGGACCGGCAACCGCGTCACCTGCCGCGACTGGTTCCAGCTGTCGCTCAAGGAAGGCCTCACGGTTTTCCGCGACCAGGAATTCAGCCAGGACCTCTCGGGCAGCCCGTCGGCGCGCGCCGTCAAGCGCATCGAGGACGTGCGCGTGCTGCGCACCGTGCAGTTCCCCGAGGACGCCGGCCCGATGGCACACCCCGTGCGCCCGGACAGCTACGTCGAGATCAACAACTTCTACACCGTCACCATCTACGAGAAGGGGGCCGAGGTCGTGCGCATGATGCACACGCTGGTCGGCCGCGACGGTTTTGCCGCGGGCATGAAGCTCTACTTCGAGCGCCATGACGGCCAGGCCGTGACCTGCGACGATTTCGCGCAGGCCATCGCCGACGCCAACCCGGGCAGCGAACTGGCCCGGCTGCTGCCGCAGTTCAAGCGCTGGTACGCCCAGGCCGGGACGCCGCGCGTGCGCGCCCGCGGGGCCTACGACGCCGGCGCCCGCACCTACACGCTCACGCTGGAACAGGGCATCGCCCCCACGCCCGGCCAGCCCGTGAAGGAACCGATGGTGATCCCCGTGGCGCTGGGACTGCTCGGCGCCGACGGCGCCGCCCTGCCCCTGCAGCTCGAAGGCGAGGCCGGGGCCGGCGCCCCGGACCGCACCGTGGTGCTCACCGAGCCCGCCCACACCTATACCTTCGTGAACGTGCCGTCGGAGCCGGTGCCGTCGCTGCTGCGCGGCTTCAGCGCCCCGGTGCTGCTGGACATCGAGGCCACCGACGCGCAACTGCTCGCGCTGCTCGCCCACGACACCGATCCGTTCAACCGCTGGGAGGCCGGCCAGCGCCTCGCGCTGCGCATCGCCATCCAGGCCATCGGCGACACGTCGCCGGACGTGCCTGCCGACGGCGCGCTGCAGCGGGAACTGCTGCCGGCGAGCTTCGTCGCCGCGATGCGCGATGTGCTGCGCCATCCCGCGCTGGACGCCGCCTTCAAGGAACTGGTGCTCGCCCTGCCCTCCGAAGGCTACATCGCCGAGCAACTCGACGTGGTCGATCCGCAGCGCGTGCACGCCGTGCGCGAGGCCATGCGCCAGCAGCTCGCCGTGGCCCTGCAGCCCGACTGGGAATGGACATGGGAGCAGCACCACGACACCGGCGGCTACCGGCCGGACGCCACGTCCTCCGGCCGCCGCGCGCTGGCCGGCATGGCGCTGTCGATGCTGTGCCTGGCAGCGCGCCGCACGGGCGACACCGTCTGGCCGGGCAGGGCCTACCAGCGCTTCAAGGATGCGGGCAACATGACCGACCGCTTCAACGCGCTGGCCGCCCTGGTGGCCAGCGGCCAGCCGCTCGCCGCGCAGGCCCTGGCGCGCTTCCATGCGATGTTCAAGGACGAGGCGCTGGTGCTGGACAAGTGGTTCGCGCTGCAGGCCGGTGCCCCGGACCGCGGCGGCGACGTGCTGCCCGCCGTGAAGGAGCTGATGAAGCACCCGGACTTCAGCCTCAAGAACCCGAACCGCGCGCGCAGCCTGATCTTCAGCTATTGCAGCGCCAACCCCGGGGCCTTCCATCGCCAGGACGCCGCCGGCTACGCCTTCTGGGCCGACCGCGTGATCGAGCTCGACACGCTGAACCCGCAGGTGGCAGCCCGCCTCGCGCGCGCCCTCGACCGCTGGAGCAAGCTCGCCGAACCCTACCGGACGGCCGCGCGCGACGCCATCGCCCGCGTGGCGGCGAAGCCCGACCTGTCCAACGACGTGCGCGAGGTGGTCGGCCGCGCGCTCGCCGACTGA
- the prfB gene encoding peptide chain release factor 2 (programmed frameshift), protein MDAERINLIGTTLEDLSQRTQELRRYLDFDAKFERLRTVNASLEDPSVWNDPKKAQELGKEQKSLSAVVVTLDKLTRELADNAELYEMSKEEGDEAGLLTIEAEAGKLRPLIEELEFRRMFSNEADPLNCFVDIQAGAGGTEACDWAGMLLRQYLKYAERKGFKATVEDETPGDVAGIKSATIKIEGEYAYGLLRTETGVHRLVRKSPFDSSGGRHTSFASLFVYPEIDDSIEININPADVRTDTFRASGAGGQHINKTDSAVRLTHIPTGIVVQCQDGRSQHSNRDVAWQRLRSRLYDFEMRKRMEEQQKLEDTKTDVGWGHQIRSYVLDNSRIKDLRTNVEVSATQKVLDGDLDVFIEASLKQGV, encoded by the exons ATGGACGCAGAACGCATCAACCTCATCGGCACCACCCTCGAAGACCTCTCGCAGCGCACGCAAGAGTTACGGAGGTATCTT GACTTCGATGCCAAGTTCGAACGCCTGCGCACGGTAAACGCTTCGCTGGAGGACCCGTCCGTCTGGAACGACCCGAAGAAGGCCCAGGAACTGGGCAAGGAACAGAAGTCCCTCTCCGCCGTCGTCGTCACGCTCGACAAGCTCACGCGCGAGCTGGCGGACAACGCCGAGCTGTATGAGATGAGCAAGGAAGAAGGCGACGAGGCCGGCCTGCTCACCATCGAGGCCGAGGCCGGCAAGCTGCGCCCGCTGATCGAGGAACTGGAGTTCCGCCGCATGTTCAGCAACGAGGCCGACCCGCTGAACTGCTTCGTCGACATCCAGGCCGGCGCCGGTGGCACCGAAGCCTGCGACTGGGCCGGCATGCTGCTGCGCCAGTACCTCAAGTACGCCGAGCGCAAGGGTTTCAAGGCCACGGTGGAAGACGAGACCCCGGGCGACGTGGCCGGCATCAAAAGCGCCACGATCAAGATCGAGGGCGAGTACGCCTACGGCCTGCTGCGCACCGAGACCGGCGTGCACCGCCTGGTCCGCAAGAGCCCGTTCGATTCGTCCGGTGGCCGCCACACGAGCTTCGCCTCGCTGTTCGTCTATCCCGAGATCGACGACTCGATCGAGATCAACATCAACCCGGCCGACGTGCGCACGGACACCTTCCGCGCCTCGGGCGCGGGCGGCCAGCACATCAACAAGACCGATTCGGCCGTGCGCCTGACGCACATCCCGACCGGCATCGTCGTGCAGTGCCAGGATGGCCGCAGCCAGCACAGCAACCGCGATGTCGCCTGGCAGCGCCTGCGCTCGCGCCTCTACGACTTCGAGATGCGCAAGCGCATGGAAGAGCAGCAGAAGCTGGAAGACACGAAGACCGACGTGGGCTGGGGCCACCAGATCCGCAGCTACGTGCTCGACAACAGCCGCATCAAGGACCTGCGCACCAATGTCGAAGTCTCCGCCACCCAGAAGGTGCTGGACGGCGACCTCGACGTGTTCATCGAAGCCTCCCTCAAGCAGGGCGTCTGA
- a CDS encoding alpha/beta fold hydrolase has translation MYQPPRASRSERLPIRTLDYHIRVWEPAGGGGAAEAPPLVMVHGWMDVGASYQFVVDAFGEDFARRRRIIAPDWRGFGHSMPPARCDHYAFADYLADLDRLLDHYAPGGPVDLVGHSMGGNIAMSYAGVRPARIRRLVNLEGFGLPVTEPAQAPARYAQWLDELRTLDAGGMDLKAYENAEAVAGRLMKTNPRLGRDKAEWLAREWAQPDAQGHWRILGDAAHKVVNPQLYRVEEALALYAGITAPVLAVEASDDSMAQWWKGRYSLDEYHRRLEHVRGCRTAVVQDAGHMLHHDQPTVVARLIEDFLQA, from the coding sequence ATGTACCAGCCCCCTCGAGCCTCGCGCAGCGAACGCCTGCCCATCCGCACCCTCGACTACCACATCCGTGTCTGGGAGCCCGCCGGCGGCGGCGGCGCGGCCGAAGCACCGCCCCTCGTGATGGTGCACGGCTGGATGGACGTGGGTGCGTCCTACCAGTTCGTGGTCGATGCCTTCGGCGAGGACTTCGCGCGCAGGCGGCGCATCATCGCGCCCGACTGGCGCGGCTTCGGGCACAGCATGCCGCCCGCGCGCTGCGACCACTACGCCTTCGCCGACTACCTCGCCGACCTGGACCGGCTGCTGGACCACTATGCACCCGGCGGCCCGGTGGACCTCGTCGGCCACAGCATGGGCGGCAACATCGCGATGTCTTATGCGGGCGTGCGACCCGCCCGCATCCGCCGGCTGGTCAACCTCGAAGGTTTCGGCCTGCCGGTGACCGAGCCAGCCCAGGCGCCCGCGCGGTATGCGCAGTGGCTGGACGAACTGCGCACGCTCGATGCCGGCGGCATGGATCTGAAGGCCTACGAGAACGCGGAAGCCGTTGCGGGCCGGCTCATGAAGACCAACCCCCGCCTGGGCCGCGACAAGGCCGAATGGCTGGCACGAGAGTGGGCGCAGCCGGATGCCCAGGGCCATTGGCGCATCCTGGGCGACGCCGCGCACAAGGTGGTCAATCCTCAGCTCTACCGCGTCGAAGAAGCGCTGGCGCTTTATGCGGGCATCACCGCCCCGGTGCTCGCGGTAGAGGCCAGCGACGACAGCATGGCCCAGTGGTGGAAGGGCCGTTATTCGCTGGATGAGTACCACCGGCGGCTGGAGCACGTGCGCGGCTGCCGCACCGCGGTGGTGCAGGACGCCGGCCACATGCTGCACCACGACCAACCGACCGTGGTGGCGCGGCTCATCGAGGACTTCCTGCAGGCCTGA
- a CDS encoding aldo/keto reductase: MQKVTLGASALQVSPICLGTMTFGEQVGEADAHAILDRSLAAGIDFIDTAEMYAVPARAETYGATESIIGRWFAKNPGARGKVVLATKVAGPSRGMPWVREGKGMTAADIQASCEGSLRRLQTDVIDLYQIHWPERHVAAFGTMYYDPQKETSATPIREQLEALAKLVQAGKVRYVGLSNETPYGVHEFVRLAEAHGLPRVATVQNPYCLINRTWDNAMDESCHRLGVSLLAYSPLGFGLLTGKYDQHAPTDPGAPQGARIARYESVRKQRWGRPEALAAARRYNQLARDNGLTPTQMALAFCYRNWRVASTIIGVTSLAQLEEDIAAWNTQLSPELLAAIDAIRWDIRDPAL, from the coding sequence ATGCAAAAAGTCACGTTGGGCGCGAGCGCGCTCCAGGTCTCTCCCATCTGCCTCGGCACCATGACCTTCGGCGAACAGGTGGGCGAAGCCGATGCCCATGCCATCCTCGACCGCTCTCTGGCGGCCGGCATCGACTTCATCGATACGGCCGAGATGTACGCCGTGCCCGCACGTGCCGAAACCTACGGCGCGACCGAATCCATCATCGGCCGCTGGTTCGCGAAGAACCCGGGCGCCCGCGGCAAGGTCGTGCTCGCCACCAAGGTGGCGGGCCCCTCGCGCGGCATGCCCTGGGTGCGCGAGGGCAAGGGGATGACGGCGGCCGACATCCAGGCCTCCTGCGAAGGCAGCCTGCGCCGCCTGCAGACCGACGTGATCGATCTCTACCAGATCCACTGGCCCGAGCGCCACGTGGCTGCCTTCGGCACCATGTACTACGACCCGCAGAAGGAAACCTCCGCGACGCCCATCCGCGAGCAGCTCGAAGCCCTCGCGAAGCTGGTACAGGCCGGCAAGGTGCGCTACGTGGGCCTGTCCAACGAGACACCCTACGGCGTGCACGAATTCGTGCGGCTGGCCGAGGCGCACGGCCTGCCGCGGGTGGCGACGGTGCAGAACCCGTACTGCCTGATCAACCGCACCTGGGACAACGCGATGGACGAGAGCTGTCATCGCCTGGGCGTATCGCTGCTGGCCTATTCGCCGCTGGGCTTCGGCCTGCTGACCGGCAAGTACGACCAGCACGCGCCGACCGACCCGGGCGCGCCGCAGGGCGCCCGCATCGCCCGCTACGAGTCGGTGCGCAAGCAGCGCTGGGGGCGGCCCGAGGCGCTGGCTGCCGCGCGCCGCTACAACCAGCTGGCCCGCGACAACGGCCTGACACCGACGCAGATGGCGCTGGCCTTCTGCTACCGCAACTGGCGGGTGGCCAGCACCATCATCGGCGTGACCTCCCTGGCCCAGCTGGAAGAGGACATCGCCGCCTGGAACACGCAGCTGTCGCCCGAACTGCTGGCGGCCATCGACGCGATCCGCTGGGACATCCGGGACCCGGCGCTGTGA
- the ybaK gene encoding Cys-tRNA(Pro) deacylase: MSRKDRAGVHVSETPATQFLRRHGVAFTEHSYEYVEHGGTAESARQLGLDEHMVVKTLVMQDQDARPLIVLMHGDRKVSTKNLARQIGAKSVEPCKPEVANRHSGYLVGGTSPFGTRREMPVYIEETILALPRIAINGGRRGFLVQLDPAVCVQSLGARTVQCALAE; the protein is encoded by the coding sequence GTGAGCCGCAAGGACCGGGCCGGCGTCCACGTCAGCGAAACGCCGGCCACGCAGTTCCTGCGCCGCCACGGCGTGGCGTTCACCGAGCATTCCTACGAGTACGTGGAACATGGCGGCACGGCCGAGTCGGCGCGCCAGCTGGGGCTGGACGAGCACATGGTCGTCAAGACGCTGGTGATGCAGGACCAGGACGCCCGGCCGCTGATCGTGCTCATGCACGGCGACCGCAAGGTGTCCACCAAGAACCTGGCGCGCCAGATCGGCGCCAAGTCGGTGGAGCCGTGCAAGCCCGAGGTGGCGAACCGCCACAGCGGCTACCTCGTCGGCGGCACCTCGCCCTTCGGCACGCGGCGCGAGATGCCGGTGTACATCGAGGAGACCATCCTGGCGCTCCCGCGCATCGCGATCAACGGGGGGCGCCGGGGCTTCCTGGTGCAGCTCGATCCCGCCGTCTGCGTGCAGAGCCTGGGCGCCCGGACCGTGCAGTGCGCGCTGGCAGAATAG
- the plsY gene encoding glycerol-3-phosphate 1-O-acyltransferase PlsY codes for MTAVYSLLATLAAYLLGSLSFAVIVSRAMGLSDPRTYGSKNPGATNVLRSGSKAAAVVTLLFDALKGWLPVVLAQAFGPRYGLGDGTVALVGLAAFLGHLWPVFFRFEGGKGVATALGVLMGVSVWLGLATLLTWIIIAFFFRYSSLASLVAAAFAPLYYVLGGGVAWYAEPPVGVAITAMSALLVWRHRENIRRLVAGTESRLGRKGKS; via the coding sequence TTGACCGCCGTCTATTCCCTCCTGGCCACGCTCGCCGCCTACCTGCTGGGCTCGCTCTCCTTCGCCGTCATCGTGAGCCGCGCGATGGGGCTCAGCGATCCACGCACCTACGGGAGCAAGAACCCGGGCGCCACCAACGTGCTGCGCTCGGGCAGCAAGGCGGCCGCGGTGGTGACGCTGCTGTTCGACGCGCTCAAGGGCTGGCTGCCGGTGGTGCTGGCCCAGGCGTTCGGCCCGCGCTACGGGCTGGGGGACGGCACGGTCGCGCTCGTGGGGCTGGCCGCCTTCCTGGGCCATCTCTGGCCTGTGTTCTTCCGCTTCGAGGGGGGCAAGGGCGTCGCCACGGCCCTGGGCGTGCTGATGGGCGTGAGCGTCTGGCTGGGCCTGGCCACGCTGCTCACCTGGATCATCATCGCGTTCTTCTTCCGGTATTCTTCGCTGGCCTCGCTGGTCGCGGCGGCCTTCGCGCCGCTCTACTACGTGCTCGGCGGCGGCGTGGCCTGGTATGCCGAGCCGCCGGTGGGCGTGGCCATCACCGCCATGTCGGCGCTGCTCGTCTGGCGCCACCGCGAGAACATCCGCCGCCTCGTCGCCGGCACCGAATCGCGCCTGGGCCGCAAGGGCAAGTCCTGA
- a CDS encoding HD-GYP domain-containing protein yields the protein MPFPPPSSSRPAALHAEGPDSEYEDLLGLWSDLESALSVLLSRPGSVVGFAAKMRQCDAWLQDLVAHDTDAALYLMFQLAATSSVGYSASHALVCGTLCHILAHELQLPPAERDSLVRAAMTMNIGMTALQDELANQRERPSSAQQRSIDEHPRRSRVLLEQLGIGDTLWLEVVGHHHAPLAEGDARALATLPAARRLTRILGTIDRYAAMISPRKSRAGRSATDSVRAIVGHDDERRDEVTYALVRSVGLCPPGTFVRLDNGETALVLRRSEKINSPLVASVIDRQGEQRRQPALHQTATGRPRIQSALARSAVQVELDHRLLVRLGLYAARQYRGIAGLVGAPGAPR from the coding sequence ATGCCTTTTCCGCCGCCTTCGTCATCCCGCCCCGCGGCGCTGCATGCGGAGGGCCCCGACAGCGAATACGAAGACCTGCTCGGCCTGTGGTCCGACCTGGAATCCGCGCTGTCCGTCCTGCTCTCGCGGCCCGGCAGCGTGGTGGGCTTCGCCGCCAAGATGCGCCAGTGCGACGCCTGGCTGCAGGACCTCGTCGCACACGACACGGACGCGGCGCTCTACCTGATGTTCCAGCTCGCGGCCACCTCCAGCGTGGGCTACAGCGCCTCGCACGCGCTGGTCTGCGGCACGCTCTGCCACATCCTCGCGCACGAGCTGCAACTGCCGCCCGCCGAACGCGACAGCCTGGTGCGCGCGGCCATGACGATGAACATCGGGATGACAGCACTGCAGGACGAACTGGCCAACCAGCGGGAGCGCCCTTCGTCCGCCCAGCAGAGATCCATCGACGAACATCCCCGGCGCAGCCGGGTCCTGCTGGAGCAGCTGGGCATCGGCGACACGCTGTGGCTCGAAGTGGTGGGGCACCACCATGCGCCCCTCGCCGAGGGCGATGCGCGCGCGCTGGCCACCCTGCCGGCGGCGCGGCGGCTCACCCGCATCCTGGGCACGATCGACCGCTACGCGGCCATGATCAGCCCCCGCAAGTCCCGGGCGGGGCGCAGTGCCACGGATTCGGTGCGCGCCATCGTGGGCCACGACGACGAGCGCCGGGACGAGGTCACGTATGCGCTCGTGCGATCCGTCGGGCTGTGCCCGCCGGGTACCTTCGTGCGGCTGGACAATGGCGAGACCGCGCTGGTGCTGCGCCGCAGCGAGAAGATCAATTCACCGCTGGTGGCCAGCGTGATCGACCGCCAGGGAGAGCAGAGGCGCCAGCCCGCGCTGCACCAGACGGCCACGGGGCGCCCGCGCATCCAGTCGGCCCTGGCGCGCTCGGCCGTGCAGGTGGAACTGGACCACCGCCTGCTGGTGCGCCTGGGACTCTATGCGGCCCGCCAGTACCGCGGCATCGCCGGGCTGGTGGGCGCGCCCGGCGCCCCCCGCTGA
- a CDS encoding TIGR02281 family clan AA aspartic protease encodes MVRACAVACALAWLAPLPAASQSIALTGILGAKALLVVDGGAPRALAAGESIGGVKVVSVGGDDAVLETSAGRRTVRLGEAPVSVGSRGAGTGRTVVLIADGRGHFMGTGTVNGRSMQYLVDTGASTVAIGQPDADRLGLDYRGGQPVAIGTANGTARGWRLRLDSLRLGDVELFGVDAIVTPQGMPYVLLGNSALNEFQMNRSGDRLVLEKRH; translated from the coding sequence ATGGTGCGCGCGTGCGCCGTCGCCTGCGCGCTGGCATGGCTCGCGCCGCTGCCGGCCGCGTCCCAGTCGATCGCGCTCACGGGCATCCTGGGCGCCAAGGCGCTGCTGGTGGTGGATGGCGGAGCGCCCCGCGCGCTGGCCGCGGGCGAATCGATCGGCGGCGTGAAGGTGGTGTCCGTCGGCGGCGACGATGCCGTGCTGGAAACTTCCGCCGGACGCCGCACCGTCCGGCTGGGCGAGGCGCCGGTGAGCGTCGGCAGCCGCGGCGCGGGCACGGGACGCACCGTGGTGCTCATCGCCGACGGCCGCGGGCATTTCATGGGCACCGGCACGGTCAATGGCCGCAGCATGCAGTACCTCGTGGACACGGGCGCGAGCACGGTGGCCATCGGCCAGCCCGATGCCGATCGACTGGGCCTGGACTACCGCGGCGGCCAGCCCGTGGCGATAGGCACCGCCAACGGCACGGCCCGCGGCTGGCGCCTGCGGCTCGACTCCCTCCGGCTGGGCGACGTGGAGCTGTTCGGCGTGGACGCCATCGTCACGCCGCAGGGCATGCCCTACGTGCTGCTGGGCAACAGCGCCCTCAACGAATTCCAGATGAACCGGTCGGGCGACCGGCTGGTGCTGGAAAAGCGGCACTAG